The following proteins are co-located in the Acidicapsa acidisoli genome:
- a CDS encoding NAD-dependent succinate-semialdehyde dehydrogenase has translation MPYRSVNPATGQVLKTFTEHTDQEMMVALAKADTAFASWAARPIEERSKIIARAGQLLLEQKNELARLATLEMGKRIAESRGEVEVSAAILGYFADNAARFLAPKPIKSTMGDAHLEFSPLGVLLSIQPWNYPYYQLSRFVGPHLMSGNVMLLKHAPGVPQCAVAFERILKEAGLPDGVYTNLFLSNDQAGALIDDPRVKGIALTGSERAGEALASRAGKNLKKSTMELGGSDAFIVLDDADLDHTVAMAIRGRFDNNGQTCIGAKRFIVVESMLDKFLSRFIAAAKELKLGDPLDESVTLGPLSSEAALQLILRQIGDATSHGAKVLLGGNRAGTVGAFLEPTILTGISPENPTYKQEFFGPVALVFPAKDEAEAIVIANDSPFGLGGSVYSTDIDRAKRVASRMETGMVFINYPDVSWPDLPFGGIKRSGYGKELSNLGLEEFVNKKLIIVPIARS, from the coding sequence ATGCCATATCGCAGTGTAAATCCAGCCACTGGCCAAGTCCTCAAGACATTCACAGAGCACACGGATCAAGAAATGATGGTCGCCTTGGCCAAAGCGGACACTGCGTTCGCTTCCTGGGCAGCACGGCCGATCGAAGAGCGCTCGAAGATCATTGCCCGCGCCGGTCAGCTTCTTCTCGAACAGAAGAACGAACTGGCAAGGCTTGCCACTCTCGAAATGGGAAAGCGCATTGCTGAAAGCCGCGGCGAAGTTGAAGTGAGCGCAGCCATCCTCGGGTACTTCGCAGACAACGCGGCGAGGTTCCTCGCACCTAAGCCCATCAAATCCACGATGGGAGACGCGCATCTGGAATTTTCTCCCTTGGGTGTTCTCCTGAGCATCCAGCCGTGGAACTATCCCTATTACCAATTGTCGCGGTTCGTTGGTCCGCACTTAATGTCCGGCAACGTGATGCTGTTGAAGCACGCGCCGGGTGTGCCCCAGTGTGCAGTCGCCTTTGAACGGATTCTGAAGGAGGCAGGCCTTCCGGACGGGGTCTACACCAATCTCTTTCTGAGCAACGATCAGGCTGGAGCCTTGATCGATGATCCTCGTGTGAAGGGGATCGCTCTTACCGGTTCGGAGCGCGCGGGGGAGGCCTTGGCGTCGAGGGCTGGCAAGAATCTCAAGAAGTCCACAATGGAGCTGGGGGGAAGCGACGCCTTCATTGTCCTCGATGACGCAGACCTGGATCATACCGTTGCCATGGCTATTCGCGGGCGTTTCGATAACAATGGACAAACCTGCATCGGCGCAAAACGATTCATCGTTGTCGAATCGATGCTCGACAAATTCCTGTCGCGGTTCATAGCTGCTGCAAAGGAACTGAAGCTGGGAGACCCGCTCGATGAGAGCGTAACCTTGGGGCCGTTGTCTTCGGAAGCTGCATTGCAACTGATTCTGCGGCAGATCGGTGACGCAACGAGTCACGGAGCCAAAGTGCTCCTTGGTGGGAACCGAGCTGGAACAGTCGGCGCGTTTCTAGAACCAACGATTCTTACCGGGATCTCACCGGAAAATCCTACATATAAGCAGGAATTCTTCGGTCCTGTGGCGCTCGTCTTTCCCGCCAAAGACGAAGCTGAGGCAATCGTGATCGCGAACGATTCGCCGTTTGGCCTCGGGGGGTCGGTCTACTCAACTGATATTGACAGGGCCAAACGCGTTGCCAGTCGTATGGAGACGGGTATGGTCTTCATCAACTATCCGGATGTGAGCTGGCCTGATCTTCCCTTCGGCGGCATCAAGAGGTCTGGATACGGCAAGGAACTCTCCAACTTGGGGCTTGAGGAGTTTGTGAACAAGAAGCTCATCATTGTTCCAATCGCCCGATCCTAA
- a CDS encoding ATP-binding protein, whose amino-acid sequence MKDTESALQMREHGILDIIETIPSMLWSASPTGEINHISQRLLEYTGILLESFLNLGWKKIIHPDDLDETAKAFSQAIETGESYSAIHRLRRADGEYRWHHAKGEPLRDPYGKVIQWYGLVVDIDERKRAEDYLRDTRIELARASRIATVAELSASIAHELNQPLMSILGNAQAANRWLNAGTPNMTEASLSIKRIIRDARAADESMQHIRSLFKQEPVVKNEASVRDMVRQAVRLVQADPNKCGVHIDWSFDENLPKVPVDHIQIKEVFINLISNAIEAVQNTKISPLIKVRAAVTDQDQMVIQVIDNGPGVNDQERIFDAFVTTKAKGMGIGLAVSRSIVEAHGGRLWAENNSDGGARFSVALPLSSMKGAPINV is encoded by the coding sequence TTGAAGGACACTGAAAGTGCTCTTCAGATGCGAGAGCATGGAATCCTCGACATCATCGAAACAATTCCTTCCATGCTTTGGTCAGCGTCGCCGACCGGAGAAATCAATCACATCAGCCAAAGATTACTGGAATATACCGGAATCCTCTTAGAGAGTTTCCTTAATCTAGGCTGGAAGAAGATCATTCATCCAGACGATCTCGATGAAACGGCAAAAGCATTTTCCCAGGCAATCGAGACCGGAGAGTCATACAGCGCAATACACCGATTGCGACGCGCAGATGGGGAGTATCGATGGCATCACGCCAAAGGCGAGCCTTTGCGTGACCCCTATGGCAAGGTTATTCAATGGTATGGTCTCGTGGTTGACATCGATGAGCGGAAACGAGCAGAAGACTATCTTCGCGACACGCGGATCGAGCTCGCGAGGGCTTCGCGAATCGCGACCGTGGCAGAGCTGTCGGCCTCCATCGCCCACGAACTGAATCAGCCGCTTATGTCGATACTTGGGAACGCACAGGCCGCGAACAGATGGTTGAATGCCGGCACGCCGAACATGACAGAAGCCAGTTTGTCCATTAAGCGGATAATACGAGACGCACGCGCGGCAGACGAATCGATGCAACATATTCGCTCGCTCTTCAAACAGGAGCCCGTCGTTAAAAACGAGGCAAGCGTACGAGACATGGTGAGACAGGCGGTTCGTCTGGTTCAGGCGGATCCCAATAAGTGTGGAGTCCACATTGATTGGAGCTTTGATGAGAATCTCCCTAAAGTTCCGGTAGACCACATACAGATTAAAGAGGTATTCATCAACCTGATCTCAAACGCCATCGAAGCTGTACAGAACACTAAAATCTCGCCGCTGATTAAGGTCCGGGCAGCTGTAACAGATCAGGACCAAATGGTCATACAAGTGATCGACAATGGTCCAGGAGTGAATGATCAGGAAAGGATCTTCGACGCGTTTGTGACCACGAAGGCAAAGGGTATGGGGATCGGTTTGGCGGTATCGCGCTCGATTGTCGAGGCGCATGGCGGGCGGCTTTGGGCTGAGAATAACTCAGACGGCGGCGCGAGATTCAGTGTGGCCTTACCGCTCTCCTCGATGAAGGGTGCTCCAATTAACGTCTGA
- a CDS encoding sigma 54-interacting transcriptional regulator, which yields MTVLRTMWGNAVVARMRARRVFVLGTVLANLLLVGLPRALALDPDRRISQYGHTVWRIQDGAISPPTNIAQTSDGFLWITTAQGLMRFDGVRFMPWQPPQGQNLPGTHFSAILGSRDGSLWIGTTRGLARWKDGQLRTYTDLEHPTGIGAIMEDDSGTIWATRYGLYAHDAPLCSISEETLRCFGKKDGIPVTYGQGLTHDSEGNIWFGSSVLVRWRPGTPATTYFGEIAELAKGDGVTDVALGPSGSAWASLDGTGPQLGVRYYSGGKWSSYAVPGFDGARVHSQILLVDRRGSLWVGTDNDGVYRICGGVADHYGVSEGLSGNGVVSLFEDREGNIWVATDGGLDMFRDTALISYTTRQGVSARGFRSVMALRNGAVWIATGDALNILRKQDGKTATLDRKLSGHSVAPMLEDRSGAVWLGVDMGLMRFQNGRFREIGGQRFASFGGVSGIAEDPRGTIWVLTDQRNQLFSIVGDKIEQQASPNYELGWLKHLAADPNGGVWLGTQKGKSTISYFRDGRLQTTLLSSAQGPAGIHAFFVDSDNSLLVPSSQGVYRLNHGQLTLFSSDNGLPCPDTFSAIRDNHGALWIYTRCGLVRIAASEWAKWIESPHVAVSVMILDALDGAQAGTGDSYQPASSKAPDGRLWFLTGVSVQVLDPDRLYENALPPPVYVEGVVADRKPFDATSFVKIPALSRDLEIDYTAPSFSVPQKVRFRYMLEGRDREWQDAGTRRQVFYTDLKPRHYRFRVTACNGSGVWNQTGASLDFVVLPAYYQTNWFRSLCAVAFLAFIWGLYRLRVQQVRGEERKLREAIETIPAMAWIAGPDGTVQFMNRRWLEYTGLSQLGTVGEVGKDAIHPEDLNRSVRRMSASFASGEPFEDEVRVRRTDGEYRWFLSRGVPLRDKRGKVVKWYGAAADIQDRKHAEEVLRESERSIRLIVDGIAGLVAIMTPDGQVEYVNNQTVEYFGRPLEQLKGWATSDAVHPDDLPRAVAAWKHSVETGNTFDIDERLRGADGAYRWFHIRGLPLLDAEGRIIRWYNLLTDIDDRKRAEAKLQDENVALREEIAKVSMFEEIVGTSSPLQTVLSRISKVAPSDSSVLITGETGTGKELVARAIHRRSRRSSHAFVSVNCAAIPRDLIASELFGHEKGAFTGATQRRIGRFELADRGTIFLDEVGELSPDTQVALLRVLQEREFERLGGNQRIHVDVRIVTATNRNLEAAVSNGSFRQDLLYRLNVFPIEVPPLRERKDDILMLVEYFVQRYASRAGKNIRSIDKRTLDLLHFYDWPGNIRELQNVIERSVILNSGEVFSVDESWLSKGSFGATSRIQTSAPPKVEAEDSSERAIIEAALAESRGRVSGLSGAAAKLGIPPSTLDHRINALKINKTRFKFR from the coding sequence ATGACGGTTCTACGAACAATGTGGGGCAACGCGGTCGTCGCCCGAATGCGGGCACGACGTGTTTTCGTGTTGGGCACCGTGTTGGCGAACTTGTTGCTGGTTGGGCTTCCCCGAGCGCTCGCGCTTGATCCGGACCGGCGGATCTCCCAGTATGGTCACACTGTATGGCGCATCCAGGATGGCGCCATCTCTCCCCCTACCAATATTGCTCAAACCTCCGACGGGTTTCTCTGGATAACAACTGCGCAAGGGTTGATGCGTTTCGATGGAGTCCGCTTCATGCCGTGGCAGCCTCCCCAGGGACAGAATCTGCCCGGCACGCATTTCTCGGCTATACTCGGCTCTCGCGACGGCAGCCTATGGATCGGTACCACACGCGGTTTGGCTCGCTGGAAGGACGGTCAACTGCGAACCTACACCGACTTGGAGCATCCCACGGGCATCGGCGCAATCATGGAGGACGACTCCGGAACAATATGGGCGACTCGCTATGGGCTTTATGCACACGATGCGCCGCTGTGCAGTATCTCCGAAGAGACGCTGCGCTGTTTCGGAAAAAAAGACGGTATTCCCGTCACCTACGGCCAGGGGCTGACTCACGATAGCGAGGGCAATATTTGGTTCGGGTCCTCAGTGCTCGTTCGCTGGCGGCCCGGCACTCCTGCTACAACGTATTTTGGTGAAATTGCTGAACTTGCAAAAGGCGATGGAGTAACCGATGTCGCGCTTGGTCCGTCAGGCTCGGCATGGGCGAGTTTAGATGGAACGGGACCGCAACTTGGTGTTCGGTATTACTCCGGAGGTAAGTGGAGCAGTTACGCTGTCCCGGGGTTTGACGGGGCAAGAGTCCACTCTCAGATCCTGCTGGTCGATCGCCGAGGGTCTCTCTGGGTTGGCACAGACAATGATGGAGTCTATCGCATCTGCGGCGGTGTCGCCGACCACTACGGCGTGTCTGAGGGGCTGTCAGGCAATGGCGTGGTGAGTCTTTTTGAGGATCGGGAAGGAAACATCTGGGTCGCCACCGATGGGGGACTCGATATGTTTCGCGACACGGCCCTGATCAGCTACACGACACGGCAGGGAGTTTCGGCACGCGGTTTCCGTTCGGTTATGGCGTTACGCAACGGAGCGGTATGGATCGCTACCGGCGACGCCCTTAACATTTTGCGAAAACAAGACGGCAAAACCGCCACTCTCGATCGGAAATTGTCGGGACATTCGGTTGCGCCCATGCTGGAAGACCGCAGTGGCGCGGTTTGGCTTGGAGTGGATATGGGCCTCATGCGATTTCAGAATGGCCGTTTTCGAGAAATCGGCGGGCAGCGTTTCGCGAGCTTCGGCGGGGTGTCAGGTATTGCCGAAGACCCGCGCGGAACAATCTGGGTTCTTACGGACCAAAGGAACCAGTTATTCAGCATTGTTGGGGACAAAATTGAACAGCAAGCCTCGCCCAATTACGAACTCGGCTGGCTGAAACATCTGGCGGCAGACCCGAACGGCGGCGTTTGGCTCGGCACTCAAAAAGGTAAAAGTACCATTTCTTACTTCCGCGATGGGCGTTTGCAGACCACGTTGCTGAGTTCTGCCCAGGGACCGGCCGGTATTCACGCATTCTTCGTGGACTCTGACAACTCTCTCCTCGTCCCAAGTTCGCAGGGTGTCTACAGGCTCAACCATGGGCAGCTGACCCTCTTCAGCAGCGACAACGGCTTGCCCTGCCCTGACACCTTCAGCGCGATCAGGGATAACCACGGCGCTCTTTGGATCTATACGCGATGCGGCCTGGTCAGGATCGCAGCATCCGAATGGGCGAAGTGGATCGAGAGTCCCCACGTTGCGGTGTCCGTCATGATTCTGGACGCTCTGGACGGAGCACAAGCTGGGACCGGGGATTCTTACCAACCGGCGTCCTCTAAGGCGCCGGATGGGCGATTGTGGTTCCTAACCGGCGTCTCAGTACAAGTGCTTGATCCAGACCGCCTCTACGAGAATGCGCTTCCGCCGCCGGTCTATGTGGAAGGTGTTGTGGCGGACCGCAAACCGTTCGACGCAACATCCTTTGTCAAAATCCCTGCCCTGAGTCGCGACCTCGAAATTGATTACACCGCCCCCAGTTTTTCCGTCCCTCAGAAGGTTCGCTTCCGCTACATGCTGGAGGGCCGGGACCGGGAATGGCAGGATGCCGGGACGCGGCGCCAGGTCTTCTATACCGACCTTAAACCCAGACACTACCGATTTCGAGTGACCGCATGCAACGGCAGTGGCGTATGGAATCAGACCGGCGCATCGCTGGATTTTGTTGTACTGCCAGCCTACTACCAGACGAATTGGTTCCGTTCATTGTGCGCGGTTGCGTTTCTGGCATTCATTTGGGGGCTATATAGACTCCGAGTGCAACAGGTGCGGGGAGAGGAAAGAAAACTTCGCGAAGCCATAGAGACCATTCCGGCGATGGCGTGGATCGCTGGACCTGACGGGACCGTTCAATTTATGAATCGACGCTGGCTTGAGTACACCGGCCTGTCGCAGTTGGGAACAGTAGGAGAAGTCGGGAAAGATGCTATTCATCCTGAGGATTTGAATCGAAGTGTACGACGAATGAGCGCAAGCTTTGCCAGTGGCGAGCCGTTCGAGGATGAAGTGCGCGTGCGTCGGACCGACGGAGAGTATAGGTGGTTTTTGAGCCGTGGCGTGCCGCTGCGGGACAAGCGAGGAAAGGTCGTGAAATGGTACGGTGCGGCTGCCGACATTCAAGATCGCAAGCATGCGGAAGAGGTGCTGCGTGAAAGCGAAAGGAGTATTCGGCTAATCGTTGACGGCATTGCGGGCCTGGTAGCCATCATGACCCCGGACGGACAGGTTGAATACGTCAACAACCAAACCGTGGAATATTTTGGCAGACCTCTCGAACAACTGAAAGGTTGGGCTACCAGCGATGCGGTCCATCCAGATGACCTCCCTAGGGCGGTTGCCGCCTGGAAGCACTCGGTCGAAACCGGTAATACGTTTGATATTGACGAACGTCTGCGCGGCGCCGATGGTGCTTATCGCTGGTTCCACATACGTGGCCTACCGCTGTTGGACGCTGAAGGCCGCATTATCCGTTGGTATAACTTGCTAACGGACATTGACGATAGGAAGAGGGCCGAAGCGAAGCTGCAAGACGAGAACGTCGCATTGCGGGAAGAAATCGCCAAGGTTTCGATGTTCGAAGAGATCGTAGGTACATCGTCACCCCTACAAACGGTTCTTTCCCGCATATCCAAGGTCGCTCCGAGCGACTCCAGCGTTCTGATCACCGGCGAAACCGGGACAGGAAAGGAACTTGTTGCTCGCGCTATTCATAGGCGTTCCCGACGCTCTTCGCATGCCTTCGTGAGTGTGAACTGCGCAGCCATCCCGCGCGACCTGATCGCGTCGGAACTATTCGGCCACGAGAAAGGGGCGTTCACGGGAGCGACACAACGGCGGATTGGCCGTTTCGAACTTGCAGACAGGGGAACAATTTTCCTGGACGAAGTGGGAGAACTTTCGCCCGACACTCAAGTAGCGTTGCTGAGAGTGCTACAGGAACGGGAATTTGAGCGCCTCGGTGGAAATCAGCGCATCCACGTTGACGTTCGGATCGTCACCGCCACAAACCGAAATCTCGAAGCAGCCGTATCCAATGGATCCTTCCGCCAAGACCTCTTATACCGGCTGAACGTATTTCCCATCGAAGTACCTCCCCTTCGCGAGCGGAAGGACGATATTTTGATGTTGGTCGAGTATTTTGTGCAGCGATATGCTTCGCGCGCAGGCAAGAATATCCGTTCCATCGACAAAAGGACTCTTGATCTCTTGCACTTCTATGACTGGCCGGGCAACATCCGCGAACTGCAGAACGTAATTGAGAGGTCTGTAATTCTGAACTCCGGAGAAGTCTTTTCCGTCGATGAGTCGTGGCTCTCCAAAGGATCTTTTGGGGCAACATCTCGGATCCAAACTTCGGCACCTCCCAAAGTTGAAGCTGAAGACAGCAGCGAGCGGGCGATCATCGAGGCGGCGCTGGCCGAGTCTAGAGGGCGGGTTTCCGGACTGTCAGGCGCGGCGGCCAAACTTGGAATTCCACCATCGACCCTCGACCACAGGATCAACGCCCTAAAGATCAACAAAACGAGGTTCAAGTTCCGCTGA
- a CDS encoding sensor histidine kinase — protein MLPADPGFVWHGGDAPIAAVEETKCCPLSHNLSIGTRTTGLRSCLRPQLHPHFLFNSLHAIGVLMQEDVDAAGRLLVSLGDLLRMALERRENEITLQSELEFVGKYLEIEQTRFHDRLKVHIDIPPDLLGVYVPSLALQPLVENAIKHGFSVDSTASRLEIAAKLHDGRVWLRVRDDGPGPAPASLLRFGVGLSNVRSRLKQLYGDQSSLELTGGDGRGCETIITLPLRRSH, from the coding sequence ATGCTGCCGGCTGACCCGGGTTTCGTATGGCATGGCGGGGACGCTCCGATAGCGGCAGTCGAGGAAACGAAATGTTGCCCACTGTCTCACAATCTGTCGATCGGGACACGCACGACTGGTCTCAGATCTTGCCTCCGTCCGCAGCTGCATCCGCACTTTTTATTCAACAGCCTTCATGCCATCGGTGTTCTCATGCAGGAAGACGTCGATGCTGCGGGCCGTCTGCTGGTCAGCCTCGGCGACCTGCTGCGCATGGCCCTCGAACGCCGGGAAAACGAGATCACCCTGCAGAGCGAGCTCGAGTTCGTCGGCAAGTATCTGGAGATCGAACAGACACGCTTCCACGATCGCCTGAAGGTGCACATAGACATACCGCCTGATCTTCTCGGTGTCTATGTACCGAGCCTGGCCCTTCAGCCGCTGGTTGAGAACGCCATCAAGCATGGCTTCAGCGTCGATTCCACCGCAAGCCGGCTGGAGATCGCTGCCAAACTCCACGACGGCAGAGTTTGGCTCCGCGTCCGCGATGATGGCCCTGGGCCGGCACCGGCGTCGCTCCTGCGATTCGGCGTCGGACTCAGCAATGTCCGGTCACGCTTGAAACAACTCTACGGGGACCAGTCCTCGCTGGAACTCACCGGCGGCGACGGTCGAGGCTGCGAGACCATCATCACCCTTCCACTGCGGAGGTCGCATTGA
- a CDS encoding LytR/AlgR family response regulator transcription factor yields the protein MKARVLIVDDEPIARRGIRRYLAEHDGIEVVGEAANGISAVEQINELHPDIVFLDVQMPDLDGFGVIENVDLENGPAPVYVFVTAYDVHAIRAFEVHAVDYLLKPYDKERFARALIQARQVFEQRQETNRNLEPLLQSLRSLRPLERFVVKDKQRIFFVPVSNVLWIEATGNYACIHTASDSHLLRETMAHLEEKLAPHHFIRVRKSAIVNGACISEIRPMFDGVYDIVLTEGTVVTSSRRYAHKLRALLES from the coding sequence TTGAAGGCGCGGGTCCTCATCGTCGATGACGAACCGATCGCCCGGCGCGGTATTCGTCGCTACCTTGCCGAACACGACGGCATTGAAGTTGTAGGCGAGGCGGCGAACGGAATAAGCGCGGTGGAGCAGATCAATGAACTTCATCCCGACATCGTTTTTCTCGACGTGCAGATGCCCGATCTCGACGGCTTCGGAGTCATCGAGAATGTAGATCTAGAGAATGGTCCCGCTCCCGTATATGTCTTTGTCACGGCTTACGATGTGCACGCCATTCGTGCATTCGAAGTGCATGCAGTGGACTACCTCTTGAAACCGTACGATAAGGAGCGTTTTGCCCGGGCACTGATTCAAGCGCGCCAGGTCTTCGAACAGCGTCAGGAAACGAATCGAAACCTTGAACCACTGCTTCAATCCCTTCGAAGTCTCCGCCCGTTGGAGCGCTTTGTGGTGAAGGACAAGCAGCGGATTTTCTTTGTTCCCGTTTCTAATGTGCTTTGGATCGAAGCCACGGGAAACTACGCCTGCATACACACTGCCAGCGACAGTCACCTGTTGCGGGAAACCATGGCGCACCTGGAAGAGAAGCTCGCGCCACACCACTTCATCCGCGTGCGGAAGTCGGCCATCGTGAACGGTGCCTGCATTAGCGAGATTCGTCCGATGTTCGATGGGGTTTACGACATCGTACTGACAGAAGGAACGGTGGTCACGTCGAGCCGCAGATACGCTCACAAGTTACGGGCGCTGCTGGAATCCTAG
- a CDS encoding alpha/beta fold hydrolase: MLAFLAVSLHSQSLAVWKDPSPHTTRFVTVDKDVRLEVLDWGGSGRPIVLLAGGGNTAHVFDDFAPKLTAHYRVYGITRRGFGASGYSATDHPAHRLGDDVVAVIDALNLKRPILVGHSIAGVELSSVANSHPNRVAGLVYLDAAYSYAFDNGKGASIMEIQKLQGPQPPPPSQTDLASFSALQKYYERVNGFLFPEAELRAQRESTPDGGVGKQRDLPGAALFMPLMTGTKKYTAIPVSALVIFANPHSQGTWVDVNTDPSVQTAAKTYSAALEALTERQEKSVENGVPTAHVITLPGANHYVFLSNEAEVLKDIDAFLASLH, encoded by the coding sequence TTGCTCGCCTTCCTCGCGGTTTCCCTTCATTCGCAGAGCTTAGCCGTCTGGAAAGACCCATCACCCCACACTACGCGATTTGTAACCGTAGACAAAGACGTTCGTTTAGAAGTGCTCGATTGGGGTGGCTCGGGTAGACCGATCGTTTTGCTGGCCGGTGGCGGCAATACGGCCCACGTTTTCGACGATTTTGCGCCGAAACTCACGGCTCACTATCGTGTCTACGGCATTACCCGGCGTGGCTTCGGTGCCTCCGGTTATTCCGCAACGGATCACCCGGCTCATCGGCTCGGCGATGATGTGGTGGCGGTGATTGACGCGCTCAATCTGAAGAGACCCATCCTCGTTGGACACTCGATCGCTGGGGTGGAGTTGAGTTCAGTTGCAAATAGTCATCCGAACCGAGTTGCCGGACTGGTCTACCTGGATGCCGCCTATTCTTACGCTTTTGACAACGGCAAAGGCGCGAGCATTATGGAAATCCAGAAACTTCAGGGACCCCAACCTCCGCCGCCCAGTCAAACGGATTTGGCCAGTTTCAGCGCCTTGCAGAAATATTATGAGCGAGTGAACGGATTCCTCTTTCCCGAAGCAGAACTCCGCGCGCAGAGAGAATCCACTCCTGACGGAGGGGTGGGAAAACAACGTGATCTTCCGGGTGCCGCCCTGTTCATGCCGCTTATGACGGGCACGAAAAAATACACCGCTATTCCAGTATCTGCGCTCGTCATCTTCGCAAACCCACACAGCCAAGGAACCTGGGTTGACGTAAATACAGATCCATCGGTGCAAACCGCAGCCAAGACGTATTCCGCCGCACTAGAAGCTTTAACTGAGAGGCAGGAGAAGTCGGTGGAAAATGGAGTGCCCACGGCGCATGTGATTACGCTGCCAGGTGCGAATCACTATGTATTTTTGTCAAACGAGGCCGAGGTACTTAAAGACATAGATGCGTTTCTCGCTAGTCTCCATTAG
- a CDS encoding alpha/beta hydrolase-fold protein: MRSVLLFCIFVATTAWAQQSLKINEPVGRELSSGSVESYAIALKAGDYVAGLLDQHGTTDLTILAPDGSPVRHYPGPVEGGKRLWVLIADTPGTYRIEATTSAAQPVRFELTLTQVLSLDERLKPKPWQDPNPSPRMEALRKQAAAGKFDHEAFWKQVTAEGTPLVESIEKDPQHQLVTFLWRGTPQTRNVFPIGSFKVGGLYPLDYVFHQIPSTDVWYLTVRLPTGARFTYGLSENDPLVFNGFQPERFATTQVDPLNPHRWGCAPDATRYDCQSMAENKGAVPQPWIIKNPSIAAGTIEKQKIHSELLKNDHDLSIYIPAGYKANATPYDLVVIFDESAYLTKVPTPVILDNLIAASKIPPTVAVLIANPSQASRNAELTPNPKFADFLAKELVPWIHAHYNVTNDPGSVVVAGSSLGGLAATYAGYRHPEVFGNALCQSGSFWWAPDHSGAIPDGVTTETGWMAKQFIASPTLPLRFYMDAGVFEYDSNGTGGGILETSRDMRDVLLAKGYEVHYQQFVGGHDYLSWRGTFADGLMDLIGTTKNVP; encoded by the coding sequence ATGAGAAGTGTTCTGCTTTTTTGCATTTTCGTCGCCACGACAGCATGGGCGCAGCAATCACTCAAAATCAATGAACCCGTAGGCCGTGAACTCTCGTCTGGCTCTGTCGAGTCCTATGCGATCGCACTCAAGGCGGGCGACTACGTGGCCGGCCTGCTCGATCAGCACGGCACAACTGACCTTACGATTCTCGCACCCGATGGCTCACCCGTTCGACACTATCCTGGCCCAGTAGAGGGCGGGAAGCGCCTCTGGGTCCTGATCGCAGACACTCCTGGAACCTATCGGATTGAAGCTACGACATCAGCTGCTCAGCCGGTGCGTTTCGAGCTGACTCTAACCCAGGTATTGTCCCTGGATGAACGTCTGAAGCCGAAGCCGTGGCAGGATCCGAATCCGAGTCCCCGGATGGAGGCATTGCGAAAGCAGGCCGCCGCCGGCAAATTCGATCATGAGGCCTTCTGGAAGCAAGTCACCGCTGAAGGCACACCACTCGTCGAGTCCATCGAAAAGGACCCCCAACATCAACTGGTCACGTTTCTGTGGCGCGGAACACCGCAGACGCGAAACGTATTTCCGATTGGCTCCTTTAAGGTAGGTGGCCTCTACCCGCTGGACTATGTTTTTCACCAGATACCTTCCACCGATGTGTGGTACCTGACGGTTCGGCTTCCCACGGGAGCGCGGTTTACCTATGGTCTGTCGGAGAATGATCCTCTCGTGTTCAACGGATTCCAACCGGAGCGCTTTGCGACGACGCAAGTCGATCCGCTGAACCCGCACCGATGGGGATGTGCGCCCGATGCGACCCGATACGACTGCCAATCCATGGCAGAAAACAAAGGAGCTGTTCCACAACCCTGGATCATAAAGAACCCGAGCATCGCGGCAGGCACAATTGAGAAGCAGAAGATCCATAGCGAGCTTCTTAAGAATGACCACGATTTGTCGATTTACATTCCCGCTGGATATAAGGCGAACGCTACTCCATACGATCTTGTCGTGATCTTTGATGAGAGTGCCTATCTAACCAAAGTACCCACGCCCGTGATTTTGGATAACCTCATCGCGGCTTCGAAGATTCCGCCAACAGTCGCTGTCCTGATCGCCAATCCTTCGCAAGCGTCGCGCAATGCGGAGCTGACGCCGAATCCGAAGTTTGCCGATTTTCTCGCGAAAGAGCTAGTGCCTTGGATACACGCTCACTACAACGTCACGAATGATCCCGGAAGCGTCGTGGTTGCCGGGTCCAGCCTGGGAGGGCTAGCAGCCACGTATGCTGGCTACAGGCATCCTGAAGTGTTTGGGAACGCTCTATGCCAATCGGGGTCTTTTTGGTGGGCGCCCGACCATTCAGGGGCAATACCCGACGGAGTGACCACCGAAACCGGATGGATGGCCAAGCAGTTCATAGCCAGTCCAACGTTGCCTCTACGCTTTTATATGGACGCCGGTGTATTTGAATACGATTCAAATGGAACTGGTGGGGGAATTCTCGAGACGAGCCGCGACATGCGAGATGTGCTGCTCGCAAAAGGATATGAAGTCCACTATCAGCAGTTCGTTGGCGGTCACGATTATCTGAGTTGGCGGGGCACCTTCGCGGATGGACTGATGGATCTCATCGGAACCACAAAGAATGTTCCTTAA